The genomic interval GCCGAAGCGCCCGGCAAGACGTGATCGGGCCATGCCCATTCGGTATGCACCAGCATCACTCCGGGCGCGAGCGGATGGATGCCGATGATTGTCTGGCTGTAGTTCTTCTTCTGTGCCAGAACGGATTCGGGTACGTCCTCGTGTCCGCGGACGTTCTCCTCCCGCGATCGCCACCACACACCACGGTGTGTGATGAAGTCACAGTCCGCTGTGAACAGCTCTCAACCATGGTGCAGGTCAAGCCGACGGCGTTCGGCCCCGCCATGCCGCGGACGCCCGGGTCGGCGTGGCGAATTCCCAAGTTCTATTGAATTGCTTTCCGACATAGATATTTATCCGGGAATAAGTACAAACCGAGCAGCCCCTTCAATCCGAAGTTTTCGATCAGATATTTCCGAACTGAACCACAAACGCATGAGAACAGGTTACATTTCAGATCTCACGGTTTCCGCTCGAGATCCGAGTCGGTACCATTGCTTCACCATTTTGGAGATAGTCATGCGTTATTCCGCATCCACGCTGATTCGTGCCGGCGTCGTAGCTCCCGTGGCGATTGCCACGCTCTTCTGTCTCACTACCCCGGCCAATGCCGCCTCGGTCAGCGTCAATATGAGCTGCCGGGGAACGATCTTCGGCATAGGACAGACCTCGAGCATGACCACCTCGGTCGACGGCACCGCGCCGAGCTCGGTGGCAGCCGGGTCCGCGGTGGCCA from Nocardia goodfellowii carries:
- a CDS encoding SgcJ/EcaC family oxidoreductase encodes the protein MFTADCDFITHRGVWWRSREENVRGHEDVPESVLAQKKNYSQTIIGIHPLAPGVMLVHTEWAWPDHVLPGASAGEDRRGLITAVLVKRSGRWLIRAVHNTRLNGLDDFTPVTS